The region TCAATAGCAACTTCTCTACACTCGCTACCATTTTTAGTTTCAGCAACACAGCATCTTGGTGCTGCCTCTGGATCTAGTTTTGCCTACTGTGAATTAGATGAAGTGCTTTCTTCATCGAATGATCGTGTTTTATCATTGAATCTTCCATCAGACAATGTCATTCTGCTAAATTTTACGGAGATACATTCCACTATATCTGCTTCCTCATGGTCCAGTGGACTGCTCAACACCTCAAGCTCTTTTGTCTTGTTATTCTTCGTATCACCCGCGTCAAATCGACTAACATGCTCCAGAGAAACATGCTCTTGTTCCTCGGACCATGTTTTTACCCTTGAACTTGACAAGCTTGGAGTGATCGTAGTTTCTGTTTGTGAGATAGTCTCCTGTTGGTCATATCCATTGCAAATAGCTGCCTCACTCATCTCCCCACTTTTAGAATCCTCACTATCTTGAGAGATCCTAACCGAGTAGCTTGTTGGATCGACTCTCTTAGTGTCAAGTTTGGCTCGGAACGTGTTATAATTGTCAGATAAGTTTCTTGGCTGAATGTTATCACTTTCGTCAAAGTAAAGGACAGTTCTCTTCTCTTTTAGCTTCAATTGTCTGTCTCTGCTACCTCTCGTACTGATAGATTTTCCAGGTGATGGTCGTGTTTTCTCTTTCATTCTGCTCGAGGACTTCACAGGAAGAAACACAGATGAAGGGTTGTGACTCAAGAGGaggtatggttgcaaatgttgatgtctcaacagCTCAGCAGCCTATAAGTAGaggtaaaaaaaatatcaagatgaatctcaatttaatactccctccatttcattttgtttttctggTTTTGATttggcacgaagtttaagaaagaaaagaagacttgaatcttgtggtcttaaaataAAGGTATGCAGAATGTATCGAAATGTAATTTAAGTTTGTGATCTTTAAACATTCCACGTAGAAAGTTAGAATTAAGGAGTTGTTGTAAAAGGAAAGAAACATTCGcttttaaatggactaaaaaggaaaataagtcTTAACAGATTGAAACGGAAAGAATAACATTTGAACATATGTAGCTCGCACTCAATGTAGGTTGGTGTTCTGGAGTTTTCCTTAGCATGCTTTTTATTATCTGTTTCTGCAAGAATTAAATCCGCTTTGTCAACTGACTGATTTGTTATACTTGTGGCATGCTGAGAAGGAAGATACTTACAATTGGAGGAGTATATAATCGGAAGTGGTGAGAACAAACCCTGGTTTATTTTGTTGATAAGTCCAGTTTTGTCCTGTTGGATTTACATTGTCACTATATCATATAGAAGATATCAGGATAAagaacttctcttttttttttttgcgtaaCAAGTATAACTTTTCGACGTATTGTTTACGAAGTTTAGATAGCTGAAAAATCAACTCACAGAAGCTTTAAACGGGGGTGGATGTGCAGCAATGTCAAACAAACAGTATCCTAAAATCACATTAAAGtgttagtattagggacatgacgTAAAGAGCTGAAATACATTGCTTCATCAACATTCTTATTTCTTACCAAGCGACCATATATTAGATTTATAGCCATAGGGTATGCCGGCAAGGAGCTCAGGGAAATCCAAGAGAATTTCCtctcaaattcaaccaaaaaaaaaaNNNNNNNNNNNNNNNNNNNNNNNNNNNNNNNNNNNNNNNNNNNNNNNNNNNNNNNNNNNNNNNNNNNNNNNNNNNNNNNNNNNNNNNNNNNNNNNNNNNNGGTTTTATTTCTCCTCAAATTATGATTACTTTCAAAATAATGATGGTGGAAGGACTTTTAGAAATCTTAGTCCATTAATCGAGTCCCCTGTCTCAAGTTACctggaaagtttttttttttttaaaaaaaacatcttGGTCCATTAATCTTTTCTATGGATACTCGATATTATGTGAATTATATTTATTCTACAAGTTGTTGCAAGAGTTATAAATCCATAGCCAATTAACACTCCTGGCTATCTCGAAACAGAATCAATCAAAGCTAAACCATACTACTAGCCTTTGAATCAATCCTCATATTCTGGGCTAGCATAGCACACTGTAACTAGTTTTGCACCCTATAATTTGATCTTACACAGCACATATAGGCATTTTCTTTGGCAAATTAAAACATCCCAGCCTCTAGCTATCCTTTCGAAGAACATATGATTTCTTTCGATCCATATGGCATTCACATACTCTGCATAAACTGTTCTAAATATTTGGGCTTGTTGTCTTCTGCCTTTGGCATTTTGGACTGTCCATTTCAAATGTTTGTTTCCAGGTAGTAGTTGTAGATATTTTGTTTAAGTTTCGATAGAAGTAAACTGTCATTCATTGTTCTTGCAAAATTACATTCATAAATAGATGGTATCTCGATTCTGGATGGTTGTGACATATGCAACACACTCCAAATTAACATATGTTCCCCATTTGGCTAGCCTGTTGGTTTTCTTTTGACTAAATACTGTGAATTTTTAATTCTGTTTCTAAGAAGACATCATACTGGAAACTCCTATTCTTTTCACATGAACCGTGATCTATGAAGCTCAACCAGATTCCCTCAATTTCCTCTCTAGTTCCATTAAGTGTTATGGAAGTCATGACTTGGAATATTGTAATAATGATGTTGCAAGACGTTGCTTTCAATGACTAACCAAACAATACTGAGTGTTAGTTCATGATGTATGAAACCAAATTTGTTGAATTCCAATGTGATCCCACAAAAAGGCTAAAATATTAACATGATCCTAGTAAAGCTAGCACGTTGGTCACAAATCAGCGAAAATAACAATGCTATAATGATTTGAATTTTCCATGATCTCCTTAATATCATAAAATACCTCTCTTATGAACCACGACACAAAATGACACGATCCGTATGACTTCTAGCTCTACGAATTAATTCATGAAAGTCTTTATTACCTTAAGATATGATTCCAAACTCATAAGCTATGCTTAAAACAACATGTACATTCCAAAGGCTCACTCCTTATAAAGTTACGAAAATCCTTCACTGGTGAATTAATTTGACTTAATGAATTATGATTCTACCTCCCATCAGTCCTAGTGATAATAATACTTCATTATGAGTCTATGGTGGCTTAATCTCAAATATGAACCCAAATTGGTTAATTTTCAGGTATGAGCCCTAAAGTGGCTAAACCATGAATATGAGCCTAATATGGCTAATCTATGAACATGAATCAGTAAGATAACATTATGAGCATAAGGGAGTTGGTTAACTGTCCGCGAAGGCATAGGTCTAAATGACAAATGCCTgaaactatgtttgccgacataggatagagatCATTTCGCAAGTGGATGACTCTTTTTTTTATGTGTCCCCCCAAAAGGGGATAACCATGGATACTTGctagcaaattatgtcatgtcaccTCCTATGCCCGGCAAGGTATAGGATGGCTTAGCTAAT is a window of Capsicum annuum cultivar UCD-10X-F1 unplaced genomic scaffold, UCD10Xv1.1 ctg81320, whole genome shotgun sequence DNA encoding:
- the LOC124895323 gene encoding serine/threonine-protein kinase Nek6-like — encoded protein: MRDRTYIMKRCSAKGGEYVECIGYCLFDIAAHPPPFKASAAELLRHQHLQPYLLLSHNPSSVFLPVKSSSRMKEKTRPSPGKSISTRGSRDRQLKLKEKRTVLYFDESDNIQPRNLSDNYNTFRAKLDTKRVDPTSYSVRISQDSEDSKSGEMSEAAICNGYDQQETISQTETTITPSLSSSRVKTWSEEQEHVSLEHVSRFDAGDTKNNKTKELEVLSSPLDHEEADIVECISVKFSRMTLSDGRFNDKTRSFDEESTSSNSQ